In Meiothermus ruber DSM 1279, the following proteins share a genomic window:
- a CDS encoding diacylglycerol kinase, producing MPTRPPPPKPGTDPLPLRGLRASFGYAWAGVRYAWKSQRNFRLEVYVAALALGLAWWLKVNPVPVLLLVALVLGLELINTALEAVVDLVSPNYHPLAKAAKDIAAASVLIVSTIAALIGFLLFFPPLVSRLGLW from the coding sequence ATGCCAACCCGTCCCCCACCACCCAAACCCGGAACCGATCCCCTGCCCCTGCGAGGCCTGCGGGCTTCGTTTGGCTATGCCTGGGCCGGGGTTCGTTATGCCTGGAAAAGCCAGCGCAATTTCCGCCTCGAGGTCTATGTGGCCGCCCTGGCCCTGGGCCTGGCCTGGTGGCTGAAGGTCAACCCGGTACCGGTGCTCCTGTTGGTAGCCCTGGTGCTGGGCCTCGAGCTCATCAACACCGCCCTCGAGGCCGTGGTGGATCTGGTCTCCCCCAACTACCACCCGCTGGCCAAAGCCGCCAAAGACATCGCCGCGGCCAGCGTACTGATAGTGAGCACAATTGCAGCCCTGATCGGCTTTTTGCTGTTTTTTCCGCCGCTTGTGAGCCGGCTGGGGCTGTGGTAA
- the ybeY gene encoding rRNA maturation RNase YbeY, giving the protein MGVDLVAHTRVPRGLGPAVRRALGLLLAELGHGDKSLTLILTNDNEIRALKQQHWGEDAPTDVLSFPTYEPGDPFIPPHLGDIVISLDTARRQAEQLGHSLQHEVKVLAAHSLWHLLGHDHRSETEWEGFRRVQARILEL; this is encoded by the coding sequence ATGGGGGTAGATCTGGTTGCGCACACTCGAGTACCTCGAGGTCTGGGCCCTGCGGTGCGCAGGGCGCTTGGGCTTCTACTGGCGGAGCTTGGGCACGGGGACAAGTCTCTAACCCTGATCCTTACCAACGATAACGAGATACGGGCCCTCAAGCAGCAGCACTGGGGCGAGGATGCCCCTACCGATGTTTTATCGTTTCCCACCTACGAACCGGGCGACCCCTTTATCCCGCCGCACCTGGGCGATATCGTGATCAGCCTGGATACCGCCCGCCGCCAGGCCGAGCAGCTTGGGCACAGTCTTCAGCACGAGGTTAAGGTACTGGCCGCCCATTCGCTTTGGCACCTGCTGGGACACGACCACCGCTCCGAGACCGAATGGGAAGGGTTTAGGCGCGTGCAGGCCCGCATCCTCGAGCTCTGA